GCGACCACGGCGACCGCCGCACACGGCGCACCCGCCGCGCGGACCGCCCGCCCCCGGGCCGAGGGCGACTGGCTGCTCGTCCCCGCGCCCCAACCCCACCGCCCCTTACGCTTGTTCTGCTTCCCGCACGCCGGCGGCGACGCCACCGCCTACACACGGCTGGCCCGTGCCCTGGCACCCGTCGCCGAGGTCTGGGCGCTGCGCCCGCCGGCCCGGGGCGGCCGCAGCCGCCATCCGATGCCGCCGGACTTCGAAGCCCTGGTGGCCGCCGTCACCGAGGCCATCACCCCGCACCTGACCGGCGGCGACGGCGGCCGGTTCGGCTTCTACGGGCAGAGCCTGGGCGCCCTGCTCGCCTACGAGGTCGCCCGCGCCCTGCCCGCCGAACGCCGCCCCGAGCTGGTGGTCGTGGCCGGCGCACCCAGCCCCGCCGAGTGGACCGGGCGCGGGACCAGGGACCTGGACGCGCCGGAGCTGCTCAGACTCACCGGCCTGGACGAGCTGGTCGGGGCCGATCCGGACCTGGCCGAACTCGCCCTGGGCGCCATCCGCACCGATCTCGCCGTCAGCGCCACCTACCGCCACCGCGCGCACGCGCCGATCGGTTCCGCGCTGTACGCACTGGCGGGGGCCGACGACCCCACGCTCGCCACCACCGCCCTCACCGGATGGGCCGCCCACACCAGCGGCGCCTTCGGCCACGGCGTCGTCCCGGGCGGGCATCTGCTCGCCACCGTCGACCGGACCGGTCCGGTCGGCCTGCTGGTCTCTCTTCTGACCGGCCGCCGTCCATGGGCCCCTTCCCGCACCGCCCCCAGGGAGCAGCCATGCTGACCGC
The Streptomyces tirandamycinicus DNA segment above includes these coding regions:
- a CDS encoding thioesterase II family protein, with protein sequence MTAATTGTAATTATAATTVTGATAVTGTSASTATAASTATGATTATAAHGAPAARTARPRAEGDWLLVPAPQPHRPLRLFCFPHAGGDATAYTRLARALAPVAEVWALRPPARGGRSRHPMPPDFEALVAAVTEAITPHLTGGDGGRFGFYGQSLGALLAYEVARALPAERRPELVVVAGAPSPAEWTGRGTRDLDAPELLRLTGLDELVGADPDLAELALGAIRTDLAVSATYRHRAHAPIGSALYALAGADDPTLATTALTGWAAHTSGAFGHGVVPGGHLLATVDRTGPVGLLVSLLTGRRPWAPSRTAPREQPC